A stretch of the Teredinibacter haidensis genome encodes the following:
- a CDS encoding leucyl aminopeptidase has translation MQFSTKNIDVVAQATQCAVVFALEDKLLASAKAIDKLHGGALSALIANKDLKPKAGHKRWITLAPSKRPYQRVLLVQLGKSDDKKASKLKSDNLLAALSSAATALSQSPVKDATVYIDDLFSQNITVEHNGTTADPSWVAEQLAIAVQKASYRYTETKSKPDAKPALSKITYASSNAARVKGQRLALVRGAAIGSGINYTRELGNLPPNICTPSFLADQGKALATSSSSALTCRSLDHKQMEKLGMGAFLSVAKGSSEEGKLIIMEYKGTAVANSKPHVLVGKGITFDTGGISLKPGAAMDEMKFDMCGAASVFGSMKALVEMKAKVHVVALIAAAENMPAGNASKPGDVVTSMSGQTIEILNTDAEGRLVLCDALTYAERFKPKSVVDIATLTGACVVALGNHACGLYSNHQPMAEKLLAAGTFSNDKAWQMPLWDEYQKQLDSNFADMANIGGMPGGSITAACFLSRFAKKYHWAHLDIAGIAWQSGAKKGATGRPVALLVNYLLNA, from the coding sequence ATGCAATTCTCTACCAAAAATATTGATGTAGTCGCTCAAGCCACTCAATGCGCTGTTGTTTTCGCTCTAGAAGACAAGCTGCTTGCCAGCGCCAAGGCCATTGATAAGTTACACGGTGGCGCGCTCAGCGCGCTAATAGCAAATAAAGATCTCAAGCCCAAAGCTGGCCACAAGCGCTGGATCACTTTGGCGCCGTCCAAACGCCCCTATCAAAGAGTATTACTCGTTCAATTAGGAAAGTCCGACGACAAAAAGGCCAGCAAGCTGAAATCCGACAACCTCTTGGCCGCGCTCAGTTCAGCGGCAACAGCCCTTAGCCAATCCCCCGTGAAGGATGCCACGGTTTATATCGACGACCTATTTAGCCAAAACATCACGGTCGAACACAATGGCACAACCGCAGACCCAAGTTGGGTAGCAGAACAACTGGCAATAGCCGTTCAGAAAGCCAGCTACCGCTATACAGAAACCAAAAGCAAACCCGACGCCAAACCAGCTTTAAGCAAAATAACCTACGCCTCCAGCAATGCCGCCCGCGTAAAAGGCCAACGTCTGGCGCTGGTACGCGGTGCCGCCATAGGCTCGGGGATCAACTACACGCGCGAACTGGGCAACCTACCACCCAATATTTGTACGCCCTCTTTCCTCGCTGACCAGGGAAAAGCTCTGGCAACCAGCTCCAGCAGCGCCTTGACGTGCCGCAGCCTAGACCACAAACAGATGGAAAAGCTGGGGATGGGGGCCTTCCTCTCCGTTGCCAAAGGCAGCTCGGAAGAAGGCAAGCTCATTATAATGGAATACAAAGGCACTGCAGTGGCCAACTCCAAGCCCCACGTATTGGTGGGTAAAGGAATTACCTTCGACACCGGAGGCATAAGCCTTAAACCTGGTGCCGCGATGGACGAGATGAAATTCGATATGTGCGGTGCCGCGAGCGTGTTCGGCAGCATGAAAGCCCTGGTGGAAATGAAAGCCAAGGTACATGTGGTAGCACTGATAGCCGCTGCAGAAAACATGCCTGCTGGCAACGCCTCCAAACCAGGTGATGTCGTAACTTCCATGTCCGGCCAAACCATCGAAATCCTCAACACCGATGCGGAAGGACGCCTGGTGCTCTGTGACGCGCTCACCTACGCCGAACGCTTCAAGCCAAAATCTGTTGTCGACATCGCCACCCTGACCGGCGCCTGCGTGGTGGCCCTGGGCAACCATGCCTGCGGGCTCTACAGTAACCACCAACCCATGGCCGAGAAACTATTAGCTGCTGGCACCTTCAGTAACGACAAAGCCTGGCAAATGCCACTGTGGGATGAATACCAAAAACAACTCGACAGCAACTTTGCAGATATGGCCAATATTGGTGGGATGCCGGGCGGCAGTATTACAGCGGCCTGTTTTCTCTCGCGCTTCGCCAAAAAATATCACTGGGCTCACCTGGATATTGCTGGAATAGCTTGGCAATCCGGCGCAAAAAAAGGTGCGACCGGGCGTCCCGTTGCCCTTCTGGTTAACTACCTGCTGAATGCCTGA
- a CDS encoding DNA polymerase III subunit chi, producing MTRIDFYILQKSEVAARHHFACRLVDKAVSQGNRVMIATNNEDESQLVDELLWSFRPESFVPHGQLTDHNADKSAVIISHEDDDPGHHHLLVNLRNNVPPEFSRFKRLAEIVVQETRVLETTRQHYTFYKSRGYELNNHQLP from the coding sequence ATGACGCGTATTGATTTCTACATACTGCAAAAAAGCGAAGTGGCGGCCCGCCATCATTTCGCTTGTCGCCTGGTCGATAAAGCGGTTTCCCAGGGCAATCGCGTGATGATTGCCACTAACAATGAGGACGAAAGCCAACTTGTGGACGAACTGCTGTGGAGCTTTCGTCCCGAATCCTTCGTTCCCCATGGACAACTAACAGACCACAACGCAGATAAATCGGCCGTTATTATCAGTCACGAGGATGACGACCCGGGCCATCACCACCTACTCGTTAACCTGCGTAATAACGTTCCACCCGAATTTAGCCGCTTTAAACGCTTGGCAGAAATCGTGGTACAGGAAACCCGCGTATTGGAAACAACTCGCCAACACTACACTTTTTATAAATCGCGAGGGTATGAGCTAAATAATCATCAGCTTCCTTAA
- a CDS encoding valine--tRNA ligase encodes MEKTYQPSAIETKWYENWESQGYFAPSGEGEPYCIMIPPPNVTGSLHMGHGFQESIMDALIRYHRMKGCNTLWQVGTDHAGIATQMVVERLLDTDGKTRHDLGREKFIEKVWEWKEESGGNITRQLRRLGASPDWSRERFTMDEGFYNAVQEVFIRLYEDKLIYRGKRLVNWDPKLHTAISDLEVINEEKKGHMWHFHYPLSDGSGHLTVATTRPETMLGDTAVAVNPEDGRYKHLIGKTIKLPLTEREIPIIADDYVDKDFGTGCVKITPAHDFNDYEMGQRHNLEMINIFNDDAQINSNAPEKYQGMDRFVARKQIVEDLEALGLLDKIDDHVLKVPYGDRSGVVIEPYLTNQWYVKTQPLADEAIKAVEDGDINFVPKQYENMYFSWMRDIQDWCISRQLWWGHRIPAWYDDAGNVYVGRDEAEVRQKHSLADELTLTQDNDVLDTWFSSGLWTFGTLGWPEDNDFLKTFHPSSVLVTGFDIIFFWVARMIMLTLYFKKEIPFHTVYVHGLVRDSHGQKMSKSKGNVLDPIDLIDGIDLETLVEKRTAGMQVPQLKQKIEKMTRKEFPEGIEPYGTDALRYTYYSLASTGRDINFDVGRIEGFRNFCNKLWNASNYVLMNTEGEGCGQDGSENFELTLADRWIVSRLQEAEKAVVGGMNTYRLDLASQALYDFIWKDYCDWYLELTKPVLWDENASAEIKKGTRRTLIRVLETVLRLAHPLMPFITEEIWQRVKPLAGVEGDSIMQAPYPIADDNKIDAQAMADIEWVKGVIVAVRNIRGEMNIAPSKQLPVYVKNGNDNDKRCLDSNSQFLKKLASLESVEWLNLEDEAPLSATALVGELEILVPMAGLIDKDAELARLQKESDKLEKELARLKGKLNNPKFVDKAPAEVVQKEKDKLTDAEAALAKLMEQKEKIAVL; translated from the coding sequence ATGGAAAAAACTTATCAGCCCTCGGCAATCGAAACAAAGTGGTACGAAAACTGGGAATCCCAAGGGTACTTCGCCCCTAGCGGTGAAGGAGAACCCTATTGCATTATGATCCCGCCACCGAACGTAACCGGCAGTTTGCATATGGGCCACGGCTTCCAGGAAAGCATTATGGATGCCCTTATACGTTACCACCGCATGAAAGGCTGCAATACTTTGTGGCAAGTGGGCACCGACCACGCCGGTATCGCCACACAAATGGTAGTTGAGCGTTTGCTGGATACCGACGGTAAAACACGTCACGACCTGGGGCGCGAAAAATTTATTGAGAAAGTCTGGGAGTGGAAAGAAGAGTCCGGCGGCAATATTACTCGCCAGCTACGCCGTTTGGGCGCATCGCCCGACTGGAGCCGCGAACGCTTCACGATGGACGAAGGTTTTTACAACGCCGTACAGGAAGTTTTTATCCGCCTGTACGAGGACAAACTCATATACCGCGGCAAGCGCCTAGTTAACTGGGATCCTAAACTGCACACTGCCATTTCCGATCTCGAGGTGATTAACGAAGAAAAGAAAGGCCATATGTGGCACTTTCACTACCCATTAAGTGATGGATCCGGTCATCTCACTGTAGCAACCACTCGCCCGGAAACTATGCTAGGTGATACCGCTGTTGCCGTAAACCCGGAGGACGGACGGTACAAACACCTGATAGGTAAGACTATTAAGCTGCCCTTAACCGAACGTGAAATCCCCATTATTGCCGATGACTACGTCGATAAAGATTTCGGTACCGGCTGCGTAAAAATCACGCCCGCACACGATTTTAACGACTACGAAATGGGCCAGCGCCACAACCTGGAAATGATCAACATCTTCAACGACGATGCCCAAATCAATTCAAACGCTCCAGAAAAATATCAGGGTATGGACCGTTTTGTTGCCCGCAAACAAATTGTCGAAGATCTGGAGGCACTGGGCCTGCTGGATAAAATCGACGATCACGTATTAAAAGTACCCTATGGCGACCGCTCTGGCGTCGTTATCGAGCCCTACCTCACCAACCAGTGGTACGTAAAAACCCAACCACTGGCCGACGAGGCGATTAAAGCTGTTGAAGATGGTGATATAAACTTCGTTCCCAAACAGTACGAAAACATGTACTTCTCCTGGATGCGCGACATTCAAGACTGGTGCATTTCCCGTCAGCTGTGGTGGGGACACCGCATTCCCGCCTGGTACGACGATGCCGGCAACGTCTATGTAGGGCGCGACGAAGCAGAAGTTCGTCAAAAACACTCTCTCGCCGACGAACTTACCCTAACCCAAGATAACGACGTACTGGACACCTGGTTCAGCTCAGGCCTATGGACCTTCGGCACATTGGGGTGGCCGGAAGACAACGACTTCCTGAAAACCTTCCACCCCTCATCGGTGCTGGTAACTGGCTTCGATATTATTTTCTTCTGGGTAGCACGCATGATTATGCTTACGCTCTACTTTAAGAAAGAAATCCCCTTCCATACCGTTTACGTTCACGGCTTGGTGCGCGATAGCCACGGCCAGAAAATGAGTAAATCCAAAGGGAATGTACTCGATCCCATTGATTTGATTGACGGCATCGACCTGGAAACCCTGGTGGAAAAACGCACCGCAGGTATGCAAGTGCCACAATTAAAACAAAAAATAGAAAAGATGACGCGGAAGGAGTTCCCCGAAGGCATTGAGCCTTACGGCACCGACGCCCTGCGCTACACCTACTACTCGCTGGCCTCGACTGGCCGGGATATCAATTTCGATGTAGGCCGAATAGAAGGCTTCCGCAACTTCTGTAACAAGTTATGGAATGCATCTAACTATGTATTGATGAACACCGAGGGGGAAGGCTGCGGGCAGGACGGTTCCGAAAACTTCGAGCTAACGCTGGCGGACCGGTGGATTGTCTCCCGTCTTCAGGAAGCCGAAAAAGCGGTAGTAGGAGGCATGAATACCTACCGCCTCGATTTGGCCTCACAAGCCCTGTACGACTTTATTTGGAAAGACTACTGCGATTGGTACCTCGAATTAACCAAGCCCGTGTTATGGGACGAAAATGCCAGTGCCGAAATCAAAAAAGGGACGCGACGCACATTAATTCGTGTATTGGAAACTGTCCTCCGTTTGGCTCATCCACTGATGCCGTTTATTACCGAGGAAATCTGGCAGCGCGTTAAACCATTAGCCGGTGTCGAAGGGGATAGCATTATGCAAGCCCCCTACCCCATTGCCGACGATAATAAAATCGATGCCCAGGCTATGGCCGATATTGAGTGGGTAAAAGGCGTAATCGTAGCAGTGAGGAACATCCGCGGCGAAATGAATATTGCTCCATCCAAACAGCTACCAGTGTACGTTAAAAACGGAAACGACAACGACAAACGCTGCCTGGACAGTAATTCACAATTCCTGAAAAAGCTGGCTTCACTTGAGAGCGTTGAATGGCTCAACCTCGAAGATGAAGCGCCGCTTTCCGCTACAGCACTGGTTGGAGAATTAGAAATCCTGGTGCCCATGGCGGGCCTAATCGACAAAGATGCAGAACTCGCCCGCCTGCAAAAAGAAAGCGATAAGCTCGAAAAAGAGCTCGCTCGCCTGAAAGGCAAGCTGAATAATCCAAAGTTTGTCGACAAAGCACCCGCTGAAGTTGTACAGAAAGAAAAAGATAAGCTTACCGATGCGGAAGCCGCATTAGCCAAATTAATGGAGCAGAAAGAAAAAATCGCAGTACTGTAA